Within the Kribbella aluminosa genome, the region TTGATCGTGACCTGCTCGCGATAGGTGCCCGGGGCAACGTGCACGGTGTCGCCCGGGAGCACGGCCTTCTTGGTGCCCTGGGAGATCGTGCAGAACGGCGCCGCCTGCGTGCCGGCGCCGGTGTCGCTGCACGTCACCGTGTTGTTGACCCAGTAGCCGGTACCGGCGGCGGACGCCGGGCTGCTCGTGACGACCATCAGCAGGGCCGCGGTCATTCCGATGACCGTGCCCGCCGCAGTGTTGCGTAGCCCTTTGTGCATTGTTCTCTCCGAACGTCAGTGCAGAACTGCGACAGGTCGCATCCGCGCGACCGGCCGGACCAGGCCGTGGCGGACGAGGACGTCGAGGGCCGCGTTCACACCGCGGTCGTCGAAGTGGTGAGCGTCGGTGGGTGCGCCGTCGTCGTACCGGTAGCGCAGCGTTTTCCGTTTGAGCGGGTCGTCGCCGGAGATACCGCGGGCCACCAGGTCGGAGACCACGGTGCCGGCGCCGTGACAGGCGGAGTACAGGCTGGTCGCGGCGCGGTCACCGGCCACGGCCAGGTAGCTCGAGGTGCGATGGGTGCCGGGCAGCAGGACGGCCTGGCCGGTCTCCGCGAACGTCGTCCCCGGGGTCATCATCGAGGCCGGGAAGGCCCGGCAGGAGTTGTGCCGGTGCACGACGCCGGTCCGGTCGCCGACCGGTTCCTCGTAGATGCTGTTGTGCGGCGAGTCGACGACCAGCCGGCCGACGGCGCCGCCGAACGAGTCGGCCGCGATCCGGCGCAGCGCGGCGTACGTCGCGGTCCGGAACGCGAACCCGTAGTTCATCGCGGCCGCGGTCGCGAGCATCAGCCGCTGGCCCTCGTCACTGGCCAGCGGAAGCGGCGTACAGCCGGCGGTGAAGTACAGCCCGAGCCGGGCGCGCAACTGCGCGAAGGACCGTGCCGAGCGGAGGTGGAACCACGGCTTCAGCGCGGCGTTCACGGCCTTGATCTGTGCCGGGTAGTCCTTGCGGCGGAAGAACAGCCGGCCGATCTCGCCGGTGAACACCCCGCCACCGCCGTGGTACTGGATGGTCAGCTGCCCCTCGGCGACGCCGAGTTTCGCGGCCCGCTCCGGGTCCAGGATCTCCTCGACCCGCTGGAGCTCGACGAAATGGTTGGACGGGCCAATGGTGCCGAAGCGGTACCGGGCCAGCTGGAACGCGACCCCGGGCAGCTCGGCCCGCAACCGGTCGAGGCCGCCGTACCGCTCGAGGTCGATCCGGCCGCCCTCCTCGATCCGCTCCAGGTCCGCCGCCGGGGCGTCCCAGCGCTCGACGCTGAACTCGGAGCCGGCGCCGACCGCCCGGAGCACCTCCTGGCGGCTGAGCTCGGCGGTGCCGCGGGTCGGGTACGGGTAGCGTTCCCGGACCGCCCGCATGAACACGTCGACGGCCTTCTCGTCCGGTACGTCGGAGTCGACCGCGATCAGCGCCATCCCGCAGTTCACCGAGGAGCTGGTCAGCTCCGGACGGACGGTGCCGCGGGTCGCGACCGCGACACTCGACGGCAGCTCCATCTTCGACTTGTGGTGGAAGTCCGGCAGGACCACCGGTGGCGCCGCCAGGTCCGCGCCCTCGACACGATGTCCGAGCGCCGAGATCGGCGCCCGGCCCGCGGGAAGCAGGGTGGGGTCATCGAAGACCGTCGGGGGGATGGTGACGGTACCGTCGAGGACGCGGACGTCCGGTGGCGGGCTGGCCTCAGTGGTCATGCTCTACTCGCAGCCTGTTCGTCGTCGGGCGGTACTCCGGGACCAGCCGGCACAGGTGCCGGAACACCTCGTCGGGCCGGTTGTGCGCGGCCGCGTCGTACAGCTCGCGCAGCCCGGCCCGGAACCCGGCCGGCGGTGGCGGCGCGACGGTCATCGAGATCCGCGGGTGATCGGTCGGGGTGGCTTCCTCGCCGGCGCCGAACAGCTCCTCGGTGAGCTTCTCGCCGGGCCGCAGCCCGGTGTACCGGAAGTCGACGTCGCGGACGTTCAGCAGACCGGCGAAGTTCCGGACCAGGTCCACGATCCGCACCGGTTCGCCCATGTCGAGCACGTACGTCGCGGAGCCGTGCGACATCCGGGCCGCCTCCAGGACCAGCCCGACCGCCTCCTCGATCGTCATGAAGAACCGGCTGATGTCGGGATGCGTGATCGTCACCGGTAGGCCGCTGGCGAGCTGGTCGCGGACCACGTGCAGCAGCGAACCGCGGCTGCCGAGCACGTTCCCGAACCGCACCGCGGTCAGCACCGTCGTGGCCGGCTGCTGCGACTCCAGGATCAGCTCCGCCAGCCGTTTGGTTGCCCCGAGCACCGATGTCGGGTTCGCGGCCTTGTCGGTGGAGATCAGCACGAACTGTTCGACGTCGTGGGCGACGGCCGCCTCGACCAGGTTCTGGGTGCCGAGGACGTTCGACTTCACCCCCTCGCAGGGATGCCGCTCCAGGACCGGCAGGTGCTTCAGCGCCGCCGCATGGAAGACGATCTGCGGGCGGTGGTCGCGGAACAGCTGGTACAGCCGCTCGCTGTCGCGGATGTCGGCGACCACGGTGTTCTCGGTGTCCAGCAGCGCCTCGCCCCACAGCTCGAGATGGCTGCGGTGCAGGTTGGACTCGTCGTGGTCGAGCATGATCAGCTGCTCGGGACCGAAGCCGTGGACCTGGCGGCACAGTTCACTGCCGATCGAGCCGCCCGCGCCGGTGACCAGCACCCGCTTGCCGGCGATCGCGTCCCGGGCATGCCGGCTGACGACGTGCATCTCGGGCCGCCCGATCAGCGGGCCGACCTGCAGGGCCTGCATGTCGGTGCCGGCGATCTGCCGTTGCAGTGCGGACAGGAACGGCGGCAGGTGCAGCACGGTCGCGCCCAGGGCGGCCGCGCGCAGGCCGAGCTGCCTCACCTCGTGTGCAGGCATCGACGGGATGGCGACCACCACGACGTCGACCCGGCTGCGTTCGAGGACCTTCTCCAGGTCGGCCAGAGTGCCGAGGACCCGGCGCCCGCCGTACCGGCGGCCCCGCTTGGTGGTGTCGTCGTCCAGGAACCCGACCGGCTCCAGGCCGAACGAGCTGACCCGGTGCAGGTCGCGGGCCAGCGCGACCCCGGCCTCACCGGCGCCGACGACGACGGTCCGCAGCAGCAGGCTCCTGTCGCTGTTCTGTAACAGCAGAGGCTGAGTCATTCCGTTCCCTTTCCTGAGATGCCCCGATGCGCGATGCCGGTGACCGC harbors:
- a CDS encoding RtcB family protein gives rise to the protein MTTEASPPPDVRVLDGTVTIPPTVFDDPTLLPAGRAPISALGHRVEGADLAAPPVVLPDFHHKSKMELPSSVAVATRGTVRPELTSSSVNCGMALIAVDSDVPDEKAVDVFMRAVRERYPYPTRGTAELSRQEVLRAVGAGSEFSVERWDAPAADLERIEEGGRIDLERYGGLDRLRAELPGVAFQLARYRFGTIGPSNHFVELQRVEEILDPERAAKLGVAEGQLTIQYHGGGGVFTGEIGRLFFRRKDYPAQIKAVNAALKPWFHLRSARSFAQLRARLGLYFTAGCTPLPLASDEGQRLMLATAAAMNYGFAFRTATYAALRRIAADSFGGAVGRLVVDSPHNSIYEEPVGDRTGVVHRHNSCRAFPASMMTPGTTFAETGQAVLLPGTHRTSSYLAVAGDRAATSLYSACHGAGTVVSDLVARGISGDDPLKRKTLRYRYDDGAPTDAHHFDDRGVNAALDVLVRHGLVRPVARMRPVAVLH
- a CDS encoding polysaccharide biosynthesis protein, which gives rise to MTQPLLLQNSDRSLLLRTVVVGAGEAGVALARDLHRVSSFGLEPVGFLDDDTTKRGRRYGGRRVLGTLADLEKVLERSRVDVVVVAIPSMPAHEVRQLGLRAAALGATVLHLPPFLSALQRQIAGTDMQALQVGPLIGRPEMHVVSRHARDAIAGKRVLVTGAGGSIGSELCRQVHGFGPEQLIMLDHDESNLHRSHLELWGEALLDTENTVVADIRDSERLYQLFRDHRPQIVFHAAALKHLPVLERHPCEGVKSNVLGTQNLVEAAVAHDVEQFVLISTDKAANPTSVLGATKRLAELILESQQPATTVLTAVRFGNVLGSRGSLLHVVRDQLASGLPVTITHPDISRFFMTIEEAVGLVLEAARMSHGSATYVLDMGEPVRIVDLVRNFAGLLNVRDVDFRYTGLRPGEKLTEELFGAGEEATPTDHPRISMTVAPPPPAGFRAGLRELYDAAAHNRPDEVFRHLCRLVPEYRPTTNRLRVEHDH